The sequence AGCCTGTAGCCACCGCGTATCCCTTCTTTCGAAGATAAAACACCGGCTTTTTTCAACTCACTTGCAATTTGAGATAAAAATTTAGGAGAAATCTGGTTTTTAGAAGCTATCGTTGCAATCGAAATGTTCCCGCCCTTTGAGTGTTTAAGGGAAGAAAGAAGTATTAAACCATAGTCTGCTTTTGTAGAAAGTCTAAACATAAGTAAACTACCACTAAATCTGTAGAAGTTTAATAGAATTAATAGAGATAGTCAATAAATCAAAACTAAGCCGGAGTGTTATTGAACGACTTCATATACCCTTCGATTTGCTTTTTCTGGTCTGTCGACAAACTCGGCATTACCTGTCGAAAATAAGCAGCAAATATTTCTTCTGATACGCTCTTTAAACGCCGTTTATATTCTTCTGGATCAATATATTCTCTCAAAATGGAAAGGGTTTTAACGGGATCCGTCTCGGCCGAAAGTTTTTTTGCCAACTCTTCCTTTTTATCATTAGGCATAGAACTGGTCATCTCACCAAGGACCTTATCTTCGCACAAAATCAAAAACTCTTCGGCAAATCTGTCCTTATCTCCTTCATAACCAACAATCTCCAAAACATTTTTAACTACATTGGCAGGTCCCTTGTCCATAAAATTTAAGTACCACTTCTGGGATTAGGATTGCTCTCTCTACTTCTTCTAAACTTTTTAGCAATCTTTTCTAAAAACCCGACAGATTCCGCTCCCGCATGAAAGAACAAAACCTGTGAGCCGGTATAAGCGCTTGCGGCCAAAATACCCTCAGGAACATGACCACTTGCCCCACCTAAAATTGCACCACCAATAAGTACGCCCTCCATAGAAATAACTTTTTTCCTGTTATCTCGAATTAGTTTTGCCGCACTAATAATGGCCGAAGTGTTGGCGTCCTTAGCAGAAGACATATCCTTACTAAGACTTTGTAAAAAAGAATTTGATGCTTCTGTGGAAGAATTTGCTTTTGGTCTTAACTCGGGGCTTGATCCTTCTGCCATCAAAAAACATCATAGCACATCACAATTACTCATTCATCTCGATCCAGCGTTCTACTTCTAGTGCTGCTTGGCAGCCAAACCCTGCTGCAGTCACTGCTTGCTTGTAATGGAAGTCGTGAACGTCGCCGGCAACAAAAACGCCTTCGACAGAGGTCATCATCCTAAAGTTCATCCCATTTTCCATTTTTTTAACATAACCTTTTTCATCCAGTTCGATTTGCCCCTCAAAAATCTTCGTTACGGGTGAATGACCAATCGCCACAAACATTCCGTCGATTGTAATTTCTGATTCAACATCAGTTTTTACGTTTTTAGTCTTAACTCCCTCAACCTTAGCTTCTCCTAAAACATCGGTCACAACCGTATCTGTGATAAATTTAATTTTGTCATTCTTCTTCGCCCTATCCAGCATTATTTTAGAAGCCCGGAATTCATCTCTTCTGTGAATAATTGCCACCTCACTCGCAAATTTAGTTAGAGTGAGCGCCTCTTCCATCGCA is a genomic window of Candidatus Curtissbacteria bacterium containing:
- the trxB gene encoding thioredoxin-disulfide reductase, with amino-acid sequence MTEEIRNVIIVGSGPAALTAALYNSRANLKPLLFAGSAWGGQLMLTTDVENYPGFPEGILGPELMKKFRDQAERFGTEIIDTEATGVDFKKRPFGVTAGGKTYSAKSVIIATGAETNWLGLPNEKKLIGRGISSCAPCDAFFFRDKKVIVVGGGDSAMEEALTLTKFASEVAIIHRRDEFRASKIMLDRAKKNDKIKFITDTVVTDVLGEAKVEGVKTKNVKTDVESEITIDGMFVAIGHSPVTKIFEGQIELDEKGYVKKMENGMNFRMMTSVEGVFVAGDVHDFHYKQAVTAAGFGCQAALEVERWIEMNE
- a CDS encoding Rrf2 family transcriptional regulator; the encoded protein is MFRLSTKADYGLILLSSLKHSKGGNISIATIASKNQISPKFLSQIASELKKAGVLSSKEGIRGGYRLAKKPENIKILDVLQILDGDLVKGECFDDDHECNCGGRDMWMEMKEQLEATIREKTVADLVA